Proteins from one Luteitalea sp. genomic window:
- a CDS encoding DUF393 domain-containing protein has protein sequence MAHRLDHPIVLYDGVCGLCHRSVRFLLRHDPRGRLRFAALQSSLGRALLTRHHLAPDVLDTLVLIERERASTRSDAVLGAARYLARPWRYLALLRVLPRAIRDRLYDRVARSRYRWFGRLDACPLPSPAHRARFLDADPPRPVPDSSARV, from the coding sequence ATGGCCCACAGACTCGACCATCCCATCGTGCTCTACGACGGCGTGTGTGGGTTATGCCACCGGAGCGTTCGATTTCTTCTGCGACACGACCCGCGCGGCCGCCTGCGCTTTGCGGCTCTCCAGTCCTCCTTGGGACGCGCGCTGCTCACTCGGCATCATCTCGCGCCCGATGTGCTCGACACGCTCGTCCTGATCGAGCGCGAACGAGCGTCAACACGATCCGACGCCGTGCTCGGCGCCGCGCGGTATCTCGCTCGTCCGTGGCGGTATCTTGCGCTGCTTCGGGTCCTACCGCGCGCCATCCGGGATCGGCTCTACGACCGCGTCGCGCGGTCCCGCTATCGCTGGTTCGGCCGCCTGGATGCTTGTCCGCTCCCAAGCCCCGCCCATCGCGCGCGCTTCCTCGACGCCGACCCGCCGCGGCCCGTTCCCGACTCGTCCGCACGTGTATGA